CGCGGCAGCGATCCGGCCCGCTTGCTGGATACGCCGCGCCTAATCCGCACCCTGCCCCGCACCTTGAGCGCGGACGAGATGAATCGCCTGCTGGAGGTGCCGGCGCCGGGCCCGGACCTCAAACGCTGGCTCTGGCTGCGTGACCAGGCCCTGCTGGAGACGGCCTACGGCGCGGGGTTGCGGGTCAGCGAACTCTGCAGCCTGGGCTTCCAGAATCTGCTGCCCGAGGAGGGCCTGCTGCGCATCCTGGGCAAGGGCGCCAAGGAACGCGTGGTACCTCTGGGTTCGCCGGCCTGGGACGCCCTTAAGGAGTACCAGGAGCTGGCCCGTCCCGGTCTGGTGGCGCGCTCGCGCAGCGCGGAGCGCAGCCGGGGCGCAGCCTGGCGCCTCTTCCTCAACCACCTAGGCGGACCGCTGACGCGGATGGGTTTCTGGAAAATCCTCCAAAAGCGGCTGGCGGAGGCCGGGCTGACGGGCGAATTCCATCCGCACAGCCTTCGACACAGTTTCGCCACTCACTTGCTGGAGGGCGGGGCCAGCCTGCGAGCGGTGCAGGAGATGCTGGGTCACACGGACATCGCCACCACGCAGATCTACACGCACGTGGATCGCGAGTTTCTGCGCACGCAGTACCGGGCGTATCACCCTCGCGGCTGAGGGCTTATGCTGGCGCAGGCTCGTATTGCACTGACGGTGCTCCTGCTGCAGGCGCTGGCTCCTGTTGGCACTGACGGCTCTCTTGCTGCTGGCGCTGGCTCTGGTTTGCGCTGACGCTGCTTCTGCTGCGGTTGCTTCTCCCTTCGGCGCTGACGCGCCTGATGCCACCTTTCTGTTGCGCAGAAAGGTGGCACGGCCGGTTAGGCGCCAAAGAACGCTTTTTCTCAACGGGCCTGACCGGCCGTCCAGACTCAGGCCACCTCCCGGTGGCCTTCCGCTGGCCGCAGCGCCTCCTTCCTGTCTTCGTGTAGTTGGTTCGCCCCAGGCAGGTAGCCTTCGCGCTTCACCCCGGTTGTGGTTCA
This genomic stretch from Candidatus Delongbacteria bacterium harbors:
- a CDS encoding site-specific tyrosine recombinase, with protein sequence MSDTSRLLRRYLDHCRYERGLAENTLSAYEHDLLRYFEALELQGLGPLEVDIRGLERYLVWVNELGLSVRSQSRAVSVLRGFHAWLAAENLRGSDPARLLDTPRLIRTLPRTLSADEMNRLLEVPAPGPDLKRWLWLRDQALLETAYGAGLRVSELCSLGFQNLLPEEGLLRILGKGAKERVVPLGSPAWDALKEYQELARPGLVARSRSAERSRGAAWRLFLNHLGGPLTRMGFWKILQKRLAEAGLTGEFHPHSLRHSFATHLLEGGASLRAVQEMLGHTDIATTQIYTHVDREFLRTQYRAYHPRG